The window CTATTGTGCCCCGCGCCTCGGGATCCCAGTAAGGGGCACCCAGGCCGGCAAAAGCGGGTACAAAATATACACCACCGGTATCTTTAACACTGGTAGCCAATTGCTCTACATCGGCCGATGTTTTGATGATGCCTAAACCATCGCGCAGCCATTGTACTACGGCGCCGCCAATAAATATGCTGCCTTCAAAGGCGTATTGTACCTGCCCGTTAATTTTCCAGGCAATAGTGGTAAGCAGGTTATTTTTTGATTCGATAAATTGGTTGCCAATATTCATCAGCATAAAACAACCCGTACCGTAGGTATTTTTAACCATGGCCTTATCAATACACATTTGCCCAAACAAGGCAGCATGCTGATCGCCGGCTATACCTGCTATTGGTATTTTACTTGCAAATATAGTGGTAGCCGTTTCGCCGTAAACCTCGCTTGATTGCTTTACTTCGGGCAGCATACTTTTGGGAATATCCAGCAGCTGCAGCAGTTCATCATCCCATTGCTGGGTACGGATGTTGAACAGCATGGTACGGCTGGCGTTGGTTACATCGGTAACGTGCACCTGGCCGCGGGTAAATTTCCACACCAGCCAGCTGTCAACCGTGCCAAAGGCCAGTTTACCAGCTTCAGCCAGTGCCCGGGCGCCATCCACATTATCAAGGATCCATTTTATTTTTGAGCCCGAAAAATAGGCATCTATAACCAACCCGGTTTTAGAGCGGATCATATCGCTGTGGCCATCCTGTTTTAGTTTATCGCAATAGGCTGCGGTGCGCCTGTCCTGCCAAACTATGGCGTTATAAATGGCTTCGCCGGTTTCGCGGTTCCATACGATGGTGGTTTCGCGCTGGTTGGTAATGCCAATGGCTTTAATATTTTTGCCATTAAGCCCCGCCTTAACGGTGGCCTCGGCCGCAACGCCCGCCTGGGTCGACCATATCTCGTTCGGATCATGCTCAACCCAGCCCGGTTTTGGAAAATATTGTTTAAATTCTTTTTGCGACAGCGCTATAATTTGCCCCGCATGATCAAATATGATTGCCCGCGAACTGGTGGTCCCCTGGTCAAGGGCCAAAATGTATTCTTCCATTATTTAGGTATTTATAATTGTTGGTTTATTGAGAGTCAAGAATCAAGAGCCAAGAATCAAGAGAAAAAAATACACGTTTATCTAATTATCGTACACCTTGTTAAAACACAATCTGTCTAGTCCGAATTTTATTTTCCCTATCTTGATTCTTGGCTCTTGATTCTTGATTCTTCTTCTTCACGCTAATATATAGTTTCCGGCCACTTTATTAAAGGCTTCAACCTGTTCTTTCTGCCATCCGGCATCTTTATTTAATTCGCCGGCCATCAGGCGCGCAACCTCCGGCGCCATGGCCGTGGCCAGGCGGGCATCTAAAAATAATATCCGGGTGCGGCGGGCCAGTATATCCTCAACAGTACGCGCCATCTCGTACCGTACCGACCAAATCACCTCGCCTTTGGTATAATCATCATCCGGGTGTACCGGATTTTTCCAGTCGTCATCCTCATCAGTTAAGGCCAATAGTTTTTCTATATCATCGCCGTAAACGTATAGGTGGTTACTCCTATCGGGGTTCGGCCTGCTGCCGTGGATGGCTAAGCCCGTGGTGTGGCAAACCTTGTTTGGTAATTTGCCCACCTCTATGGCTTTATTAATGGTATCCTCGCCCATTTTACGGTAGGTAGTCCATTTGCCACCGG is drawn from Mucilaginibacter ginsenosidivorax and contains these coding sequences:
- the glpK gene encoding glycerol kinase GlpK encodes the protein MEEYILALDQGTTSSRAIIFDHAGQIIALSQKEFKQYFPKPGWVEHDPNEIWSTQAGVAAEATVKAGLNGKNIKAIGITNQRETTIVWNRETGEAIYNAIVWQDRRTAAYCDKLKQDGHSDMIRSKTGLVIDAYFSGSKIKWILDNVDGARALAEAGKLAFGTVDSWLVWKFTRGQVHVTDVTNASRTMLFNIRTQQWDDELLQLLDIPKSMLPEVKQSSEVYGETATTIFASKIPIAGIAGDQHAALFGQMCIDKAMVKNTYGTGCFMLMNIGNQFIESKNNLLTTIAWKINGQVQYAFEGSIFIGGAVVQWLRDGLGIIKTSADVEQLATSVKDTGGVYFVPAFAGLGAPYWDPEARGTIVGLTRGTTAGHLARAALASIAYQTMDVLKAMEADAGMPIKELRVDGGATANDLLMQYQADVLNCKVIRPNVVETTALGAAYLAGLAVGFWKDVAEIQQLWQSEKEFIPAGNQEDIKADIEGWERAIHAARSWADNPTPSS